Proteins from one Rubripirellula tenax genomic window:
- a CDS encoding GlsB/YeaQ/YmgE family stress response membrane protein yields the protein MFWIIGWIIFGLIIGMLARKILPGEQPMSLIQTLFLGIAGSFIGGLIGFFLVGGSPIQSSGWIGSTIGAVILLALQYRSFKRIN from the coding sequence ATGTTCTGGATCATAGGTTGGATCATTTTCGGATTGATCATCGGAATGCTCGCGCGAAAGATATTGCCTGGCGAGCAGCCGATGAGTTTGATCCAGACTCTGTTTCTGGGAATCGCCGGATCGTTCATCGGCGGACTGATCGGGTTCTTCCTGGTCGGCGGATCACCCATTCAATCCAGCGGCTGGATCGGGTCAACCATCGGTGCGGTGATCTTGTTGGCGCTTCAATACCGCAGCTTCAAGCGGATCAACTGA
- the dnaK gene encoding molecular chaperone DnaK: protein MAQGEKIIGIDLGTTNSVVAIMEGSEPKVIPNAEGNRLTPSVVAFTDKNETIVGEPARRQAVTNPKRTVYSVKRFMGRRHAEVESEEKMVPYGVVGNADEYVKIAVGDTNYTPQEISAKVLRKLKESAESYLGHKVSKAVITVPAYFNDAQRQATKDAGQIAGLEVARIINEPTAAALAYGLDKKKDEKIIVFDLGGGTFDVSVLEVADAGDEDQESRVFQVISTSGDGHLGGDDFDEALIHYVADTFKKDNAIDLRNDPMALQRLQEACEKAKKELSTLPETDINLPFITMDATGPKHLTMKISRSKFEELIDDLVERTRKPVMQALSDAGMKPSDIDEIVLVGGSTRVPKVRELVKAIFGKDPHQGVNPDEVVAVGAAIQASVLAGDRTDVLLLDVTPLTLGIETEGGVMTALVERNTTIPVEKKNVFSTAADSQTAVTVRVFQGERKMAVSNRLLGEFNLEGIPAQPRGVPQIEVKFDIDQNGILAVSAKELKTGKEASVQIKEAGALSEDEIEQMRKDAEANADDDRKTFELVEAKNKASQQVYQLEKLMKENDDKLSDSDKEPMNKAIEKVKTASEADDVDAIKQATDELDAASQAFSKVLYEKSEAAGGAEAAGATASAAADNDDDAIDADFEVKE, encoded by the coding sequence ATGGCCCAGGGCGAAAAAATCATCGGCATTGACCTCGGCACGACCAACAGCGTCGTGGCCATCATGGAGGGCAGCGAACCGAAAGTTATTCCCAACGCCGAAGGCAACCGATTGACGCCCAGCGTCGTTGCATTCACCGACAAAAACGAAACCATCGTCGGCGAACCGGCTCGTCGCCAAGCCGTCACCAACCCCAAGCGGACCGTCTACTCGGTCAAGCGTTTCATGGGCCGCCGGCATGCCGAAGTCGAATCCGAAGAGAAGATGGTGCCTTACGGCGTCGTCGGTAATGCGGACGAGTACGTCAAGATCGCGGTCGGTGACACGAACTACACGCCACAGGAAATCAGCGCGAAGGTACTTCGTAAGCTGAAGGAATCGGCCGAATCGTATCTTGGCCACAAGGTTAGCAAGGCCGTCATCACGGTCCCGGCATACTTCAACGACGCCCAACGCCAAGCGACGAAAGACGCCGGGCAAATTGCCGGACTGGAAGTAGCACGGATCATCAACGAGCCGACCGCCGCCGCACTGGCCTACGGTTTGGACAAGAAGAAAGACGAAAAGATCATCGTCTTTGACTTGGGTGGTGGTACGTTCGACGTCTCGGTTTTGGAAGTCGCTGATGCCGGCGATGAAGACCAAGAGAGCCGCGTGTTCCAGGTCATCAGCACCAGTGGCGACGGTCACTTGGGTGGCGACGACTTCGACGAAGCACTGATCCACTACGTTGCCGATACGTTCAAGAAAGACAACGCGATCGATCTGCGCAACGATCCCATGGCTTTGCAACGGCTTCAAGAAGCGTGTGAAAAAGCGAAGAAGGAATTGAGCACGTTGCCCGAGACCGACATCAACTTGCCGTTCATCACGATGGACGCCACAGGTCCAAAACACCTGACGATGAAGATTTCGCGCAGCAAGTTCGAAGAACTGATCGACGATCTGGTCGAGCGGACACGCAAACCAGTCATGCAAGCGCTTTCGGATGCCGGAATGAAGCCTAGCGACATCGACGAGATTGTTTTGGTCGGTGGTAGCACGCGAGTGCCCAAGGTTCGCGAGTTGGTCAAGGCGATTTTCGGCAAGGACCCGCACCAAGGCGTCAACCCAGACGAAGTGGTTGCCGTCGGCGCTGCGATCCAAGCCAGCGTTTTGGCCGGCGATCGCACCGACGTGCTGTTGTTGGACGTGACGCCGTTGACGTTGGGTATCGAAACGGAAGGTGGTGTGATGACCGCTTTGGTCGAACGCAACACAACGATTCCGGTCGAAAAGAAAAACGTGTTCAGTACAGCAGCAGATAGCCAAACTGCAGTGACAGTTCGTGTTTTCCAGGGCGAGCGAAAAATGGCGGTCAGCAACCGATTGCTTGGCGAGTTCAATCTGGAAGGTATCCCCGCCCAACCTCGTGGGGTACCACAAATCGAAGTCAAATTCGACATCGACCAGAACGGTATCCTTGCCGTGTCGGCCAAGGAATTGAAGACCGGCAAAGAGGCGTCTGTTCAAATCAAAGAAGCGGGCGCTCTTAGCGAGGACGAAATCGAACAAATGCGGAAGGACGCGGAAGCCAATGCCGACGATGACCGCAAGACGTTTGAATTGGTCGAAGCGAAGAACAAGGCCAGTCAACAGGTTTATCAGCTCGAAAAGCTGATGAAGGAAAACGACGACAAGCTGAGCGATTCGGACAAAGAACCGATGAACAAGGCCATCGAAAAAGTGAAGACGGCTTCCGAAGCCGATGATGTCGATGCGATCAAGCAAGCGACGGACGAGTTAGACGCTGCTTCGCAAGCGTTCAGCAAAGTGCTGTACGAGAAGTCGGAAGCAGCGGGCGGTGCCGAAGCTGCAGGTGCGACCGCATCGGCGGCCGCTGACAACGATGACGACGCCATCGACGCTGATTTCGAAGTCAAAGAATAG
- the clpB gene encoding ATP-dependent chaperone ClpB — MTFRFDKLTTKSQSTVAEAQARAASTGNPEITTLHILAAMMEESEGITRPLLDKMKVDVSTLSGTVKSELSRLPAVSGGRQPGIAPELQKTFDAAADAAASLKDEYVATEHLLLALARVESKANRLLKLAGVSDNDVLAAMAEVRGSARVTDQNAESTYQALEKFGIDLTLLASQGKLDPVIGRDNEIRRVIQVLSRRTKNNPVLIGQPGVGKTAIAEGLAIRIFDGDVPQSLKNKKVISLDMGALVAGAKFRGDFEERLKSVLREVKDSGGQVILFIDELHLVVGTGKTEGSPDAANLLKPELARGTLRCIGATTLDEYRQNIEKDAALERRFQPVYVGEPTADDTVAILRGLKSRYESHHGVRITDSAIVAAANLSNRYIADRFLPDKAIDLIDEAASRLAMEKESVPEPIDRIQRRLRQLELAHRQLVDEQEESAVAKRTEIEQEMESLGRELANLREQWEAEKLGLDDVQSIRQEAESLKHKFAKLDVEAKQKQLGGESPETIYQEMLATRAKQTQLEARLEEIEAHETSPADDVNADKRRLLRRDVTEDEIAEVVSAWTGVPVSRMLETERAKLLVMEERLHGRVVGQDEAVAAVSDAVRRSRSGLQDPSRPIGSFLFLGPTGVGKTELCKALAQVMFDDESAMVRIDMSEFMERHSVSRLIGAPPGYVGYEEGGKLTEAVRRRPYGVLLLDEMEKAHPDVFNILLQVLDDGRLTDGHGRTVDFTNTVVVMTSNAGSQVIQQVTEQGGGEDEMRAAVNESLRARFLPEFLNRIDDIVIFHPLRKNEIRTIVGLQLERLAARVKANGLVIEVTEAAISEIAAVGYDPTYGARPLKRVIQREIENPLATSLLKNSYPEGSTVTIDFVDGQYTFAGAAKF; from the coding sequence ATGACATTTCGATTTGACAAACTGACCACCAAGTCTCAATCCACTGTTGCCGAAGCACAGGCACGCGCCGCGTCGACGGGCAATCCAGAGATCACGACGCTACACATCTTGGCAGCCATGATGGAGGAGTCGGAAGGGATCACTCGCCCGCTGCTGGACAAGATGAAAGTCGATGTTTCCACCCTTTCCGGCACCGTCAAGAGTGAGCTATCGCGATTGCCAGCCGTTTCCGGCGGACGACAACCGGGCATTGCGCCGGAGTTGCAGAAGACGTTCGATGCGGCGGCCGATGCGGCGGCATCTTTGAAGGACGAGTATGTTGCGACCGAGCACCTATTGCTGGCGCTCGCGCGCGTCGAAAGCAAAGCGAATCGGCTACTGAAGCTGGCGGGCGTTTCTGACAACGATGTACTTGCCGCGATGGCAGAAGTGCGCGGATCGGCGCGCGTGACGGACCAGAACGCCGAGTCGACCTACCAAGCGCTCGAAAAATTTGGGATCGACCTGACCTTGCTTGCTTCCCAGGGCAAACTCGATCCTGTGATCGGACGCGACAACGAGATTCGACGCGTGATTCAGGTGCTGTCGCGTCGTACAAAGAACAATCCGGTTCTGATCGGCCAACCGGGCGTCGGTAAGACGGCGATCGCCGAAGGTCTTGCGATTCGCATCTTTGACGGCGACGTTCCGCAGAGCTTGAAAAATAAGAAGGTGATCTCGCTTGATATGGGAGCGCTCGTCGCCGGAGCGAAGTTTCGTGGCGACTTCGAGGAACGATTGAAATCGGTGCTTCGTGAAGTCAAAGACTCTGGCGGACAAGTGATTCTGTTCATCGACGAATTGCATTTGGTCGTCGGGACGGGCAAGACAGAGGGATCGCCCGATGCTGCCAACTTGTTGAAGCCGGAATTGGCTCGCGGTACGCTCCGTTGTATCGGGGCGACCACGCTGGACGAGTATCGCCAGAATATCGAGAAAGACGCCGCGCTCGAGCGGCGTTTCCAACCCGTCTACGTTGGTGAGCCGACGGCGGACGATACCGTCGCGATCTTGCGAGGATTGAAGTCGCGGTACGAGTCGCACCATGGCGTTCGCATCACCGATAGCGCGATAGTGGCCGCGGCGAACTTATCCAATCGCTACATCGCGGACCGGTTCTTGCCCGACAAGGCAATCGACTTGATCGATGAAGCGGCCAGTCGCTTGGCGATGGAAAAGGAAAGCGTGCCCGAACCGATCGATCGCATCCAACGACGATTGCGGCAATTGGAACTCGCCCATCGCCAATTGGTCGACGAACAGGAAGAATCCGCCGTCGCCAAGAGAACGGAAATCGAACAGGAGATGGAATCGCTCGGTCGCGAGTTGGCGAATTTGCGAGAGCAATGGGAGGCTGAAAAGCTGGGTCTGGACGATGTTCAATCGATCCGTCAGGAAGCCGAATCGTTAAAACACAAGTTCGCCAAATTGGACGTCGAAGCGAAGCAGAAGCAGTTGGGCGGCGAGAGTCCGGAAACGATCTACCAAGAAATGTTGGCGACGCGTGCGAAACAAACTCAGCTCGAGGCAAGACTCGAGGAAATCGAAGCGCACGAGACCTCGCCGGCGGACGACGTCAATGCCGACAAACGACGACTGCTAAGACGCGACGTCACCGAAGACGAAATCGCCGAAGTCGTCAGTGCTTGGACGGGCGTTCCGGTCAGCCGCATGTTGGAAACCGAGCGAGCGAAATTGTTGGTGATGGAAGAACGCTTGCACGGCCGAGTGGTCGGACAAGATGAAGCCGTCGCAGCAGTTTCCGATGCCGTGCGCCGCAGTCGCAGCGGTCTGCAGGACCCCAGTCGTCCGATCGGTTCGTTTTTATTCCTGGGACCAACCGGCGTCGGAAAGACGGAACTTTGCAAGGCACTTGCGCAAGTCATGTTTGATGACGAATCGGCAATGGTGCGGATCGACATGAGCGAGTTCATGGAACGACACAGCGTGTCGCGGTTGATCGGTGCGCCACCCGGATACGTGGGCTATGAAGAGGGTGGCAAATTGACCGAAGCCGTCCGTCGTCGACCGTACGGCGTGTTGTTGCTGGACGAGATGGAGAAGGCCCATCCGGACGTCTTCAATATTTTGTTACAGGTCTTGGACGATGGTCGGCTGACCGACGGTCATGGACGCACGGTCGATTTTACCAACACGGTTGTCGTGATGACCAGCAACGCGGGCAGCCAAGTCATCCAACAAGTCACCGAACAAGGTGGCGGCGAGGATGAAATGCGCGCGGCGGTCAACGAATCGTTAAGAGCGAGGTTCTTGCCCGAGTTCCTGAACCGAATCGACGACATCGTCATCTTTCATCCGCTGCGCAAAAATGAGATCCGAACAATCGTTGGCTTGCAATTGGAACGTCTGGCTGCTCGCGTCAAAGCGAACGGTCTTGTGATCGAAGTCACCGAGGCGGCGATCAGCGAGATCGCGGCGGTGGGTTACGACCCGACGTACGGTGCCAGACCGTTGAAGCGAGTGATTCAACGCGAGATCGAAAACCCGTTGGCGACGTCGCTGCTGAAGAACTCGTATCCGGAAGGCTCGACTGTGACGATCGACTTTGTCGACGGTCAGTACACGTTCGCCGGTGCTGCGAAATTTTAG
- the pheA gene encoding prephenate dehydratase translates to MTIPSDKPTSEPSLPATRSIDEIDRTLLALFEKRVREVMRDQTADPGRVVGRVAASAQRIGTLATEHASSDDLLSTSGKSEVLRHLASLCLQSIHELRVAYLGPKHSYSHLAAIKYFGDASALTPVSSIPAVFDAIERGDVASGIVPIENSTDGRVVDTLGMFVRREMQICGEVVMAIHHNLLSKTPRHEIVEVHSKPQALSQCRGWLAKNLPSARLVEISSSAAAAELASKKHGVAAVASIEAGREYDLDVIDASIEDNRHNVTRFAVLGKERPPRTGVDKTAILFQVAHKPGALADAMQVFKNHKLNLTWIESFPSPDAANEYLFFVELTGHRDDSGVIAAVDELTAQSQRLTVLGSYPKATL, encoded by the coding sequence ATGACGATTCCTAGCGACAAACCGACTTCCGAACCCTCATTGCCGGCCACCCGGTCCATCGACGAGATCGATCGGACATTGTTGGCCTTGTTCGAAAAACGAGTTCGTGAAGTCATGCGCGACCAGACCGCCGATCCGGGCCGCGTTGTTGGACGCGTTGCTGCGTCGGCCCAACGGATCGGGACGCTCGCGACGGAACACGCGTCGAGTGACGACTTGTTGTCGACGTCGGGCAAGTCCGAAGTGCTGCGGCATTTGGCCAGTCTGTGTTTGCAATCGATTCATGAGCTGCGTGTCGCGTATCTGGGGCCGAAACACAGTTACAGCCACCTCGCCGCCATCAAGTACTTTGGCGACGCATCGGCACTGACCCCCGTTTCGTCGATTCCGGCGGTATTCGATGCGATCGAAAGAGGCGACGTCGCGTCGGGAATTGTACCGATCGAAAACAGTACCGATGGTCGCGTCGTCGATACGCTGGGCATGTTTGTTCGGCGCGAGATGCAGATCTGTGGCGAAGTCGTGATGGCCATTCACCACAACCTACTTTCCAAAACGCCGCGTCACGAGATTGTCGAAGTCCACAGCAAACCACAAGCGCTTTCCCAGTGTCGCGGTTGGCTGGCAAAGAATTTGCCTTCGGCGCGGCTGGTCGAGATCAGCAGCAGCGCCGCGGCCGCCGAGTTGGCTTCGAAGAAGCACGGTGTCGCAGCAGTGGCCAGCATCGAAGCAGGTCGCGAATATGATTTGGATGTGATCGATGCCAGCATCGAAGACAATCGACACAATGTGACTCGGTTCGCAGTGCTCGGCAAAGAGCGTCCGCCGCGAACGGGCGTCGACAAGACGGCGATTCTGTTTCAAGTCGCGCACAAGCCCGGCGCGTTGGCCGATGCAATGCAGGTCTTCAAAAACCACAAACTGAATTTGACTTGGATTGAATCGTTTCCGTCGCCCGATGCCGCCAACGAGTATTTGTTTTTCGTCGAATTGACAGGCCATCGCGACGACTCAGGAGTCATCGCCGCCGTCGATGAATTGACGGCGCAGTCCCAGCGTTTGACGGTACTGGGTTCGTATCCGAAAGCGACGCTATGA
- a CDS encoding DoxX family protein, which translates to MRKFLLFPLRLCVGWGLSPRLLSLIAATMLVLLRISIGWHFYSEGVEKRDAGNWSAAPFFANAKGPLAGEFRKMVWDADGALRLNKQANLHYWAVFRDQVGAHYGFDDAQKRQAQVNYAKAVEQYDWVIDENAAELEEYELGRDRIATLETQGREKTLRDGVTSLGGQRDTIRKEWTSKASSALKQIDEIWEGYEIAQNAVATSEQSEGRPMFKMAKPRTARVDTSVVDGIIPYFDIAVGLCLLFGLFTPVAALAAAGFLGSVFLSQYPPSTGPQSSNYQLIESMACLVLAGTGAGRFAGLDFFLHLIIRKFWHAPDPDA; encoded by the coding sequence GTGCGTAAGTTTCTCCTTTTCCCGCTTCGTCTTTGCGTCGGCTGGGGCCTCTCACCACGTCTGCTCAGCCTGATCGCTGCCACGATGTTGGTGCTACTTCGTATTTCCATCGGCTGGCACTTTTACAGCGAAGGTGTCGAAAAACGAGACGCCGGAAATTGGAGTGCCGCACCGTTTTTCGCCAACGCGAAAGGTCCGCTGGCAGGCGAATTTCGAAAGATGGTTTGGGATGCCGACGGCGCACTGCGGCTGAACAAACAAGCCAATCTGCACTACTGGGCCGTCTTTCGCGATCAGGTCGGTGCCCACTACGGCTTCGACGATGCTCAAAAACGCCAAGCTCAGGTGAACTATGCCAAGGCGGTTGAACAATACGATTGGGTGATCGACGAAAATGCGGCCGAGTTAGAAGAATACGAACTCGGTCGTGATCGAATCGCCACTCTGGAAACCCAGGGTCGCGAAAAAACGCTTCGCGACGGCGTCACCAGTCTAGGTGGGCAACGCGACACCATCCGCAAGGAATGGACGAGCAAGGCGTCGTCGGCGCTCAAGCAAATCGACGAGATTTGGGAGGGCTACGAAATCGCTCAAAATGCCGTAGCGACGTCCGAGCAATCCGAGGGTCGCCCCATGTTCAAAATGGCGAAGCCGCGAACCGCTCGTGTCGATACCAGCGTTGTTGACGGGATCATTCCGTACTTCGACATCGCGGTCGGCTTGTGCCTACTTTTTGGTCTCTTTACGCCCGTCGCCGCGTTGGCCGCCGCTGGTTTTCTCGGTTCTGTATTCCTAAGCCAATATCCGCCATCGACGGGACCGCAGTCGAGCAACTACCAGTTGATCGAAAGCATGGCTTGCTTGGTCTTGGCGGGAACGGGCGCCGGCAGGTTCGCCGGACTGGACTTCTTTTTGCACCTGATCATTCGAAAATTTTGGCACGCGCCGGACCCGGATGCTTGA
- a CDS encoding SdpI family protein, giving the protein MDTGRKQRKDSRSTRSREPRRFDADELGPIQFQPAKKSKSVSESDDLVLDSPAVKKRVETPVELADEAPIDVSPSANEDAPVSDSPAFELDAAKHSSKVTSQMAAERHRPSRSGEVTAESRTYPMLDLIRKLYRICAYLWMAGSVIIALAVLGLAIPNGGQALLVAGMTAISVILSGAVVGTTLMAASEVIKLLLDVQENTHRAANMHS; this is encoded by the coding sequence ATGGACACTGGGCGCAAACAACGCAAGGATTCCAGGTCGACAAGGTCGCGAGAACCGAGACGCTTCGACGCCGACGAACTGGGACCGATACAGTTTCAGCCCGCGAAGAAATCCAAGTCTGTCTCCGAATCCGACGACCTGGTTCTCGATTCGCCAGCGGTAAAGAAACGGGTCGAGACACCCGTCGAGTTGGCAGACGAAGCGCCCATCGATGTCTCGCCATCTGCAAACGAAGACGCGCCCGTCAGCGATTCGCCGGCTTTCGAACTCGACGCGGCGAAGCATTCGAGCAAGGTGACGTCGCAAATGGCAGCCGAACGTCACCGTCCGTCGCGAAGCGGTGAAGTCACTGCAGAATCGCGGACCTATCCGATGTTGGATTTGATCCGCAAGCTTTATCGTATCTGTGCGTACTTGTGGATGGCTGGGTCCGTGATCATCGCGCTCGCGGTTTTGGGATTGGCCATCCCCAATGGAGGCCAAGCTTTGCTCGTTGCCGGGATGACGGCTATATCGGTAATCCTCAGCGGCGCGGTGGTCGGTACGACGCTGATGGCGGCATCCGAAGTCATCAAATTGCTACTCGATGTCCAAGAAAACACGCACCGAGCGGCAAACATGCATTCTTGA
- a CDS encoding Gfo/Idh/MocA family protein, producing the protein MVDKLSADQREVGEHNYYSAVGSYYDVNRRDFLRGIVAAGAVSGAGLGAAYFGYGKVNDPVRIAVIGTGDEGNVLIGGCNPEYVDVKAICDMRPFGQHRAFHGDWSSPSALGRRPGLISVAGYKDEAEARRNVKVYDGKNGGIMACLDDPDIEAVIIALPLWLHASVAALAMERGLHVLTEKLMAHNVAQCKVMSRMAAELKDTAGNPIHLATGHQRHYNVKYDNAINLIRWGLLGQIHHIRAQWHRGNLPGADSWKMPLPGGEKGAGGKMFDKIAGDIRNREGRLKTAVDPGEIATLQAELAMFKAWDADKEVDPKRFGYEDFTMGDKVFTAMEELHRWRLFDRTGAGLMAELGSHQLDAVSIFLSSLRDDGKKVHPLTVNAVGGLHIMPEDRSVGDHVYCMYEFPGPEYSKNFDVGYFDPIDNFPASTLNKSKEWERSGPVPGYSDDPNKKVVVTYSSINGNGFGGWGEVVMGTKGTLVLDKETDVLLYRDSDTSSKVGVSKKGGGYALDTSASGDYAAPIAKAADSGPVSRGYREEIEHWAYCIRNPDKENHPRCYPEVAMGDAVIALGTNVALKNANAGKGGYLKFEEEWFDINSDAVPDGSDIAAETAYMKKPVA; encoded by the coding sequence ATGGTTGATAAACTCTCTGCCGATCAACGTGAAGTTGGTGAACACAACTACTACTCTGCCGTTGGCAGCTACTACGACGTCAACCGTCGCGACTTCCTGCGTGGAATCGTTGCGGCCGGTGCGGTCAGTGGCGCCGGTCTGGGCGCAGCCTATTTCGGTTACGGAAAAGTCAATGATCCGGTACGGATCGCGGTCATCGGAACCGGCGACGAAGGCAACGTATTGATTGGTGGTTGTAACCCCGAATACGTCGACGTCAAAGCAATCTGTGACATGCGACCGTTCGGGCAACACCGCGCCTTTCACGGCGATTGGTCCAGCCCATCGGCGCTCGGTCGCCGCCCAGGTTTGATCAGCGTTGCAGGCTACAAAGATGAAGCCGAAGCCCGTCGCAATGTCAAAGTGTATGACGGTAAAAACGGTGGCATCATGGCCTGCTTGGATGATCCCGACATCGAAGCTGTCATCATTGCCTTGCCGCTTTGGTTGCATGCGTCCGTCGCGGCGCTTGCGATGGAGCGTGGCTTACACGTGTTGACCGAAAAGTTGATGGCCCACAACGTTGCCCAGTGCAAGGTCATGTCGCGGATGGCGGCCGAGTTGAAAGATACGGCCGGCAATCCGATTCACTTGGCCACAGGTCACCAACGCCACTACAACGTCAAGTACGACAACGCGATCAACCTGATCCGCTGGGGATTGCTCGGACAGATCCACCACATCCGCGCCCAATGGCACCGAGGCAATTTGCCGGGCGCCGATAGCTGGAAGATGCCGCTTCCCGGTGGCGAAAAGGGCGCCGGCGGAAAGATGTTTGATAAGATCGCAGGCGATATCCGCAATCGCGAAGGTCGACTGAAAACGGCGGTGGATCCCGGCGAGATCGCTACCTTACAAGCCGAATTGGCGATGTTCAAAGCCTGGGACGCGGATAAAGAAGTGGATCCCAAGCGATTCGGATACGAAGACTTCACGATGGGTGACAAGGTCTTCACCGCGATGGAAGAATTGCATCGTTGGCGCCTGTTCGACCGAACCGGGGCCGGCTTGATGGCGGAACTGGGCAGTCACCAACTGGACGCCGTCAGTATCTTCTTGAGTTCGCTTCGTGACGACGGCAAGAAGGTCCATCCATTGACCGTCAACGCAGTCGGCGGATTGCACATCATGCCGGAAGATCGCAGCGTAGGTGACCATGTCTACTGCATGTATGAATTCCCTGGCCCAGAGTACAGCAAGAACTTTGACGTCGGCTATTTCGACCCCATCGACAACTTCCCCGCGTCGACACTGAACAAGTCGAAAGAGTGGGAACGATCGGGCCCCGTCCCCGGTTATTCCGATGACCCGAACAAGAAAGTCGTCGTGACGTACTCGTCGATCAACGGCAACGGGTTCGGCGGCTGGGGCGAAGTCGTGATGGGAACGAAGGGAACCTTGGTGTTAGACAAGGAAACCGACGTTCTGCTCTACCGCGACAGCGACACCAGCAGCAAAGTCGGCGTGTCGAAAAAGGGCGGTGGCTACGCGCTCGATACCAGTGCGAGCGGAGACTACGCGGCACCGATCGCGAAGGCTGCCGATTCGGGGCCCGTCAGCCGCGGATATCGCGAAGAAATCGAGCACTGGGCCTACTGCATTCGCAACCCTGACAAAGAGAACCATCCCCGCTGCTATCCCGAAGTCGCCATGGGGGATGCGGTCATCGCATTGGGCACGAACGTGGCACTCAAGAATGCCAATGCGGGCAAGGGTGGCTACTTGAAGTTCGAAGAAGAATGGTTCGACATCAACAGCGACGCAGTGCCGGATGGAAGCGATATCGCAGCCGAAACGGCCTACATGAAGAAGCCCGTCGCTTAA
- the aroA gene encoding 3-phosphoshikimate 1-carboxyvinyltransferase produces MHDSDPASHPSVEIVPVDRVCGRIRPPGSKSLTNRALICAAFADGDSVITGALRSEDTEVMIEAIRSIGVVVEASDGGRHLNVSTSGRIARTDEIPIEMFIANSGTTIRFLTAALSAFGGNYRLHGVQRMHQRPIGDLVDAIAMVIDGDISATSPSGCPPVVMSSRGWQSDSMSVAGAVSSQYLSGLMMAAPIRSTANSNLTTRINVVGELVSRPYVDMTAEVMRSFGSVVGVIDDASGTQVAVDIGSAGYIGGDHSIEPDASAASYFWAAAAITGGEVTVEGLNRSAMQGDVGFVDVLEKMGCEVRHTDDSITVVGRPLSGVDVDMNVISDTVQTLSMVALFAEGPTRVRGVAHNRFKETDRIGDLACEIRKLGARVDEHDDGLTIHPAAHLHPATLETYHDHRMAMSFSLVGLRLPGVKILNPACTSKTYPEYFADLERLIGHAHRWHTASS; encoded by the coding sequence ATGCACGACTCTGACCCCGCTTCCCACCCCTCCGTCGAGATTGTGCCCGTCGATCGCGTTTGCGGTCGCATTCGCCCGCCGGGCAGCAAGAGTCTGACAAATCGAGCCCTGATCTGTGCCGCGTTTGCCGATGGTGATTCCGTCATCACGGGCGCACTGCGAAGCGAAGACACGGAAGTCATGATCGAGGCGATTCGGTCGATCGGTGTGGTCGTCGAAGCATCCGATGGCGGTCGCCATTTGAATGTCTCGACATCCGGCCGGATCGCGCGCACCGACGAAATTCCAATCGAGATGTTCATCGCCAACAGCGGTACGACGATCCGATTTCTGACGGCTGCACTGTCGGCGTTCGGCGGGAACTATCGGCTGCACGGCGTCCAACGCATGCACCAACGCCCGATCGGTGACTTGGTCGATGCGATCGCGATGGTCATTGACGGAGATATTTCCGCAACGTCACCCAGCGGTTGCCCGCCCGTCGTGATGTCATCGCGAGGGTGGCAATCGGATTCGATGTCCGTCGCCGGCGCAGTCAGCAGCCAATATTTGAGCGGCTTGATGATGGCCGCGCCGATTCGCAGCACCGCGAACTCGAACCTTACAACTCGCATCAACGTTGTCGGTGAATTGGTCTCGCGTCCCTACGTCGACATGACGGCGGAGGTCATGCGTTCATTTGGCAGTGTTGTCGGCGTGATCGATGACGCCAGTGGAACTCAGGTTGCCGTGGACATTGGCAGCGCCGGTTACATCGGCGGCGATCATTCGATCGAACCCGATGCTTCGGCGGCGAGCTATTTTTGGGCGGCCGCAGCGATCACGGGTGGGGAAGTCACGGTCGAAGGCCTGAATCGCAGTGCGATGCAAGGCGATGTCGGTTTTGTCGACGTGCTCGAAAAAATGGGATGCGAAGTTCGGCACACCGACGATTCGATCACCGTTGTCGGGCGACCACTTAGCGGTGTCGACGTCGATATGAACGTGATCAGCGATACGGTGCAAACTTTGTCGATGGTCGCATTGTTCGCCGAAGGCCCGACGCGCGTCCGCGGCGTGGCACACAATCGATTCAAAGAAACCGATCGCATCGGCGACTTGGCTTGCGAGATCCGGAAACTGGGTGCAAGGGTCGACGAACACGACGACGGGCTGACGATTCACCCGGCTGCCCATTTGCATCCCGCAACTTTGGAAACTTATCACGACCACCGAATGGCGATGAGTTTTTCGCTGGTCGGGCTGAGACTTCCGGGTGTCAAGATTCTCAATCCAGCGTGCACGTCAAAAACGTACCCCGAATACTTCGCCGATTTGGAACGCTTGATCGGCCATGCACACCGTTGGCATACCGCGTCGTCATAG